In a genomic window of Rhodospirillales bacterium:
- a CDS encoding ribonuclease J yields MSRSPAPSRSKSELVFVALGGAGEIGMNLNLYGYGPAPDGHQWLMVDLGVTFGDGRVPGVDVIMPDPAFIAERRSRLLGLVLTHAHEDHLGAVPYLWDRLRCPVYATPFAVSILSRKLREAGMDGKVPITVVPLGGRIRIGPFDVELVTVTHSIPEPNALAIRTPHGTVVHTGDWKFDPEPVVGPLSDEAALRRLGDEGVLAIVCDSTNVFTPGVSGSEAELESTLTDLIREAKARVAVACFATNVARLETIARAAAVCGRDVVIAGRSLRRIDAAARENGYLAATRAFLDEEAAGWLPPDRAVIICTGSQGEPRAALARIAADDHPNVTLGAGDLVIFSSRVIPGNETAIAKLQNDLVRLGVKIVTWRDHHVHVSGHPARDELARMYQLVRPRVAVPVHGELRHMLEHADLARDCQVPEAVVSENGGVIRLAPGRAEVVDRVPVGRLAVDGNRLVPLDGALVRDRNRAIYNGSAVVTVVLDARGRVKGEVQISTLGVMEAGDEDALGVVRETVEEVVAATPAARRGDDAALKEALRIAVRRAFRDRFDKRPVTSIHLVRV; encoded by the coding sequence ATGAGCCGTTCCCCAGCCCCGTCACGCTCAAAATCCGAGTTGGTCTTCGTCGCGCTCGGCGGGGCGGGCGAAATCGGCATGAACCTCAATCTCTACGGCTATGGCCCGGCGCCCGACGGCCATCAGTGGCTGATGGTCGATTTGGGCGTCACCTTCGGCGACGGCCGCGTGCCCGGTGTCGACGTCATCATGCCCGACCCGGCGTTCATCGCCGAACGGCGCAGCCGTTTGCTCGGGCTGGTGCTGACCCACGCGCACGAAGACCACCTCGGCGCGGTGCCCTATTTATGGGACCGCCTCCGTTGCCCGGTCTACGCGACCCCGTTCGCGGTTTCGATTCTCTCCCGCAAGCTGCGCGAGGCGGGCATGGACGGAAAAGTGCCGATCACCGTCGTGCCGCTCGGCGGACGGATCCGCATCGGGCCGTTCGACGTCGAATTGGTCACCGTCACCCACTCGATCCCGGAGCCAAACGCGCTCGCCATCCGCACGCCGCACGGCACCGTGGTCCACACCGGCGACTGGAAATTCGACCCCGAGCCGGTGGTCGGCCCGTTATCCGACGAAGCGGCGCTGCGGCGCCTCGGCGACGAAGGCGTGCTCGCCATCGTCTGCGATTCCACCAATGTGTTCACGCCCGGTGTGTCCGGCTCCGAGGCCGAACTGGAATCGACCCTGACCGACCTAATTCGTGAAGCCAAGGCGCGGGTTGCGGTCGCTTGTTTCGCGACCAACGTCGCGCGCCTTGAAACCATTGCCCGCGCGGCCGCCGTGTGCGGGCGCGACGTGGTCATCGCCGGACGCTCGCTGAGAAGGATCGACGCGGCGGCGCGCGAAAACGGTTATCTCGCTGCCACGCGCGCTTTCCTCGACGAGGAGGCGGCGGGCTGGCTGCCGCCGGACCGCGCGGTCATCATCTGCACCGGAAGTCAGGGTGAGCCGCGCGCCGCGCTCGCCCGCATCGCCGCTGACGATCATCCCAACGTGACCCTTGGGGCGGGGGATTTGGTCATTTTCTCCTCCCGCGTCATTCCCGGCAACGAAACGGCGATCGCCAAGCTGCAGAACGACCTGGTCCGGCTCGGGGTCAAGATCGTCACCTGGCGCGATCATCATGTCCATGTTTCCGGCCATCCCGCCCGCGACGAGCTCGCGCGCATGTATCAGCTGGTCCGGCCGCGCGTCGCCGTGCCGGTGCACGGCGAGTTGCGCCATATGCTCGAACACGCCGACCTGGCGCGCGACTGCCAGGTGCCGGAAGCGGTGGTTTCGGAAAACGGCGGCGTGATTCGCCTCGCGCCCGGCCGGGCGGAAGTTGTGGACCGGGTTCCGGTCGGGCGGCTCGCGGTCGACGGCAACCGGCTGGTGCCGCTCGACGGCGCGCTTGTGCGCGACCGCAACCGCGCCATATACAATGGGTCGGCCGTAGTCACCGTGGTTCTCGACGCGCGCGGCCGGGTCAAGGGCGAGGTGCAGATTTCGACCCTCGGCGTGATGGAAGCGGGCGACGAGGACGCGCTTGGTGTTGTGCGCGAGACGGTCGAGGAAGTGGTCGCCGCGACGCCCGCCGCGCGGCGCGGCGACGACGCGGCGCTCAAGGAGGCACTCCGGATCGCGGTGCGGCGCGCGTTCCGCGACCGCTTCGACAAGCGCCCCGTCACCAGTATCCATCTGGTGCGCGTTTGA
- a CDS encoding type III pantothenate kinase, whose translation MILAIDCGNTNTVFAVFADDGKTRGDWRSSTDHNRTADEFGLWLTQLLRLSGIDPGAIKSAIVATVVPAALFSLKTMCRKYFDCDPIVVGDPGVELGIKVLVDHPEEVGADRLVNAVAAKNSYRGPMIIIDFGTATTFDVIDADGNYRGGVIAPGVNLSAEALHMAAAKLPRVAIGRPERVIGTGTVAAMKSGIYWGYVAMIEGLVERIRKEYGAEMEVIATGGLAPLFSDAVPCIKRADLDLTLRGLYAIYRRNAPRNPKTGAKTGE comes from the coding sequence ATGATTCTCGCCATCGATTGCGGCAACACCAACACCGTGTTCGCGGTTTTCGCCGATGACGGCAAGACGCGCGGCGATTGGCGCTCGTCAACCGACCATAACCGCACCGCCGACGAGTTCGGCCTGTGGCTCACGCAACTGCTGCGCCTGTCGGGAATCGACCCGGGCGCGATCAAAAGCGCCATCGTCGCCACCGTGGTGCCGGCGGCGTTGTTCAGCCTGAAAACCATGTGCCGCAAGTATTTCGATTGCGATCCGATCGTGGTTGGCGATCCGGGCGTCGAACTGGGGATCAAGGTCCTGGTCGACCACCCCGAAGAGGTCGGCGCCGACCGCCTGGTCAACGCGGTCGCGGCCAAGAACAGCTACCGGGGGCCGATGATCATCATCGATTTCGGCACCGCCACCACCTTCGACGTGATCGACGCCGACGGCAATTACCGCGGCGGGGTGATTGCGCCCGGCGTGAATTTGTCGGCCGAAGCGCTGCACATGGCGGCGGCCAAGCTGCCGCGCGTCGCCATCGGCCGGCCCGAGCGCGTCATCGGCACCGGCACGGTCGCGGCGATGAAGTCCGGCATCTATTGGGGTTACGTCGCCATGATCGAGGGCCTGGTCGAGCGCATCCGCAAGGAGTACGGCGCCGAGATGGAGGTGATCGCGACCGGCGGCCTCGCACCTTTGTTTAGCGACGCGGTTCCATGCATCAAGCGCGCCGACCTCGATCTGACGCTGCGCGGCCTTTACGCCATTTATCGGCGCAACGCCCCGCGCAACCCCAAGACCGGCGCCAAGACCGGCGAATGA
- a CDS encoding biotin--[acetyl-CoA-carboxylase] ligase, whose product MDRLGGERDRDLLLPRARAGAEGGGQGGRGVDPGSDTVTAKPRLPAGFTLVALQTTASTNEDAKRRADGPEAAPDGLVVWALEQKAGKGRRGRGWVSPPGNLYSSILLRPERPLGQIAGLGFAAALAIREALRAWGARDVALKWPNDVLVGERKIAGVLLESRAEGNGKIPDWVVVGAGINLASHPEGTEFAATSLAALGLAPPHPARALETYIAAFARWRARWLDGGLAAVLETYRRHVLGVGAPISVRIESETVRGVFDALEDDGALALRLPDGPVRRISAGDVFFARG is encoded by the coding sequence CTGGATCGCCTGGGCGGCGAGCGCGATCGTGATCTTCTTCTTCCTCGTGCCCGGGCCGGTGCTGAAGGCGGCGGCCAAGGCGGCCGAGGCGTTGATCCCGGCTCCGACACTGTGACGGCCAAGCCTCGCCTGCCGGCCGGTTTTACCCTGGTCGCGCTTCAGACGACCGCCAGCACCAACGAGGACGCCAAGCGCCGCGCCGATGGGCCCGAGGCCGCGCCGGACGGCCTGGTGGTGTGGGCGCTGGAACAGAAAGCCGGCAAGGGTCGGCGCGGGCGGGGTTGGGTATCGCCGCCCGGCAATCTCTACAGCTCGATCCTGCTCCGGCCCGAACGGCCGCTGGGCCAAATCGCCGGGCTCGGCTTCGCCGCCGCGCTCGCCATTCGCGAGGCGCTGCGAGCGTGGGGTGCGAGAGACGTCGCGCTGAAATGGCCGAACGACGTTTTGGTCGGCGAGCGCAAAATCGCGGGCGTGCTGCTCGAATCCCGCGCCGAGGGAAACGGCAAGATTCCCGACTGGGTGGTGGTGGGCGCCGGAATCAATCTCGCTAGCCACCCCGAAGGCACCGAGTTCGCCGCCACCTCGCTCGCCGCCCTCGGCCTCGCGCCACCCCATCCTGCGCGGGCGCTGGAAACCTATATCGCCGCGTTCGCCCGTTGGCGCGCGCGCTGGCTTGACGGAGGCTTGGCCGCCGTGCTCGAAACCTATCGCCGCCACGTGTTGGGCGTCGGCGCGCCGATTTCGGTCCGGATCGAGAGCGAAACGGTGCGGGGCGTGTTCGACGCCCTGGAGGACGACGGCGCGCTTGCGCTCCGCCTGCCGGACGGGCCGGTGCGGCGCATTTCCGCCGGCGACGTGTTCTTCGCCCGCGGCTAG
- the nuoN gene encoding NADH-quinone oxidoreductase subunit NuoN, which produces MPLASLPALTPALPEILLALGGMALLMFGVFQKAGDRAAEALAARRTDWIALAVLLIALLAVLALGKDRTVTFGGLFAIDAFSRFAKVLVLIGAAAALVMSGDFLARHGAGRFEYSVVALFAVAGMMMMLSANDLMALYVGLELQSLSLYVMATFQRDDSRATEAGLKYFVLGALASGMLLYGSSLVYGFAGSTNFEVLAELFHHIGGGAPSLGIVFGLVFILAGLAFKISAVPFHMWTPDVYEGAPTPVTAFFSVAPKIAALGLFVRLMVGPFGDLAPHWQQVVAVIAVASMAVGAFGAINQQNIKRLMAYSSIGHVGYALVGLAVADANGIRGMLVYLAIYLVMNLGTFACILAMRRGGRNVESISDLAGIGRTHPLYAAAFGVLMFSMAGIPPLAGFFGKLYVFLSAVEAGMFVLAAVGLLTSVVAAFYYIRIVRIAYFDEPGEALDKALRPEIAWIAWAASAIVIFFFLVPGPVLKAAAKAAEALIPAPTL; this is translated from the coding sequence ATGCCGCTCGCCAGTCTTCCCGCCCTGACGCCCGCGCTGCCCGAGATCCTGCTCGCCCTTGGCGGCATGGCGCTCCTGATGTTCGGAGTGTTCCAGAAAGCGGGCGATCGCGCGGCCGAGGCTCTCGCCGCGCGGCGCACCGACTGGATCGCGCTCGCCGTCCTGCTGATCGCGCTGTTGGCGGTGCTGGCGCTCGGCAAGGACCGTACGGTCACCTTCGGCGGCCTGTTCGCCATCGACGCCTTCAGCCGCTTCGCCAAGGTTCTGGTTCTGATCGGCGCGGCGGCGGCGCTGGTCATGAGCGGCGACTTCCTCGCCCGCCACGGCGCCGGCCGGTTCGAATATTCGGTCGTCGCCTTGTTCGCGGTCGCCGGCATGATGATGATGCTGTCGGCCAACGATTTGATGGCGCTTTACGTCGGGCTCGAGCTGCAAAGCCTGTCGCTCTATGTCATGGCCACGTTCCAGCGTGATGATTCGCGCGCGACCGAGGCGGGCCTGAAATACTTCGTTCTCGGCGCGCTGGCGTCGGGGATGCTGCTCTACGGCTCCTCCCTGGTTTACGGCTTCGCCGGTAGCACCAACTTCGAGGTGTTGGCGGAACTATTCCACCACATCGGCGGCGGCGCGCCGTCGCTCGGCATTGTCTTCGGTTTGGTATTCATCCTGGCCGGGCTCGCCTTCAAGATTTCGGCGGTGCCGTTTCACATGTGGACGCCGGACGTGTACGAAGGGGCGCCGACACCTGTCACCGCCTTCTTCTCGGTCGCGCCCAAGATCGCCGCCCTCGGCCTTTTCGTTCGACTCATGGTCGGGCCGTTCGGCGACTTGGCGCCGCACTGGCAGCAGGTGGTGGCGGTGATCGCCGTCGCCTCGATGGCGGTCGGCGCCTTCGGCGCAATCAATCAGCAGAATATCAAACGTCTGATGGCCTACAGCTCGATCGGCCACGTCGGCTACGCCCTGGTCGGCCTCGCGGTCGCGGACGCGAACGGTATTCGCGGCATGCTGGTCTATCTCGCCATTTACCTGGTGATGAACCTGGGTACGTTCGCCTGCATCCTCGCCATGCGGCGGGGCGGGCGCAATGTGGAGTCGATTTCCGATCTCGCTGGTATCGGGCGCACCCATCCGCTTTATGCCGCCGCGTTCGGCGTGCTGATGTTTTCGATGGCCGGCATTCCGCCGCTCGCTGGTTTCTTCGGCAAGCTCTACGTCTTCCTCTCCGCCGTCGAGGCGGGCATGTTCGTGCTCGCGGCGGTCGGCTTGCTCACCAGCGTGGTGGCCGCGTTCTATTACATCCGCATCGTGCGGATCGCGTATTTCGACGAGCCGGGCGAGGCGCTCGACAAGGCTCTGCGTCCCGAAATCGCCTGGATCGCCTGGGCGGCGAGCGCGATCGTGATCTTCTTCTTCCTCGTGCCCGGGCCGGTGCTGAAGGCGGCGGCCAAGGCGGCCGAGGCGTTGATCCCGGCTCCGACACTGTGA
- a CDS encoding NADH-quinone oxidoreductase subunit M: MFDLPILSLLIVLPLVGAGFILFIRGEDKVVADNVRSVALWTSGIEFLLSLFLWFGFDPDNAGFQFVETIEWMPGLDIAYRVGVDGISVLFVLLTTLLTPICVLASWDAIRDRVREYMIAFLVMETMMVGMFAALDLFLFYVFFEAVLIPMFLIIGVWGGPRRVYSAFKFFLYTLTGSVLMLVALLAIYMDAGTSDIPTLLAHRLPTTWQPWLWLAFFASFAVKVPMWPVHTWLPDAHVEAPTAGSVILAGVLLKFGGYGFLRFSLPMLPAASETFAPLVFALSVIAVIYTSLVALAQADMKKLIAYSSVAHMGFVTAGAFSFTLQGIEGAIFQMLSHGVVSAALFLIVGVVYDRTHSREIATYGGLVHRMPVYALAFMIFMLASVGLPGTSGFVGEILVLIGLFQVNAWVAALTATGVILGAVYMLYLYRRVIFGKLTKDALAKITDLTPREIAVFAPLIALVFWMGVYPAPFLKIMHASSANLVRQVEEGRRIAAMPAAAPATAHVATRSR; this comes from the coding sequence ATGTTCGATCTTCCCATCCTGTCGCTGCTGATCGTCCTGCCGCTGGTCGGCGCCGGGTTTATCCTGTTCATCCGGGGCGAGGACAAGGTCGTCGCCGACAATGTCCGCAGCGTCGCCCTGTGGACCAGCGGCATCGAATTCCTGCTGTCGCTGTTTTTGTGGTTCGGGTTCGACCCCGACAACGCCGGATTTCAGTTCGTCGAGACGATCGAATGGATGCCCGGCCTCGATATCGCCTACCGGGTCGGGGTCGACGGCATTTCGGTCTTGTTCGTTCTCCTGACCACGCTGCTGACCCCGATCTGCGTGCTGGCGAGCTGGGACGCGATCCGCGACCGGGTACGCGAATACATGATCGCGTTCCTGGTTATGGAAACCATGATGGTCGGCATGTTTGCCGCGCTCGATCTGTTCTTGTTTTACGTCTTCTTCGAGGCGGTGCTGATCCCCATGTTCCTGATCATTGGCGTGTGGGGTGGGCCGAGGCGGGTCTATTCCGCCTTCAAGTTCTTCCTTTACACGCTGACCGGTTCAGTGCTGATGCTGGTCGCGCTGCTCGCCATTTACATGGACGCCGGCACGTCGGATATCCCGACGCTGCTCGCGCATCGTCTGCCGACGACATGGCAGCCGTGGCTGTGGCTCGCCTTCTTCGCCTCGTTTGCGGTCAAGGTCCCGATGTGGCCGGTCCATACGTGGTTGCCCGACGCCCACGTGGAAGCGCCGACGGCGGGATCGGTCATCCTGGCGGGCGTGCTGCTGAAGTTCGGCGGCTACGGATTTCTGCGCTTTTCGCTGCCGATGCTGCCGGCGGCGAGCGAAACCTTCGCGCCGCTGGTGTTCGCCTTGAGCGTGATCGCGGTCATCTACACCTCGCTGGTCGCGCTCGCCCAGGCCGACATGAAGAAACTGATCGCCTATTCCTCGGTCGCGCACATGGGCTTCGTCACCGCCGGGGCGTTCAGCTTTACCTTGCAGGGGATCGAAGGTGCCATCTTCCAGATGCTTAGCCACGGCGTCGTCTCCGCCGCCTTGTTCCTGATCGTCGGGGTGGTCTACGACCGTACGCACTCGCGCGAAATCGCGACCTATGGCGGCCTCGTGCACCGCATGCCGGTCTACGCGCTCGCCTTCATGATCTTCATGCTGGCCTCGGTCGGGTTGCCCGGCACCAGCGGGTTCGTCGGCGAAATCCTGGTGCTGATCGGACTGTTCCAGGTCAATGCCTGGGTCGCGGCGTTGACCGCAACCGGCGTGATCCTGGGCGCCGTCTACATGCTCTATCTCTATCGCCGCGTGATTTTCGGCAAGCTGACCAAGGACGCGCTGGCCAAAATCACCGACCTGACCCCGCGCGAGATCGCCGTATTCGCGCCATTGATCGCGCTGGTGTTTTGGATGGGTGTCTATCCGGCGCCGTTCCTCAAGATCATGCACGCATCCTCCGCCAATCTGGTGCGACAGGTGGAGGAGGGGCGCAGGATCGCCGCCATGCCCGCCGCCGCTCCCGCGACGGCGCACGTCGCCACACGGTCGCGTTAG
- the nuoL gene encoding NADH-quinone oxidoreductase subunit L, with product MYAAAIFLPLLGAALAGALSFMPVADVHGKHRLDRAAQWLTCGALVLSALLSILIFKSVVLDGQPRTVELFTWIDSGALEVSWALKFDTLTAVMVLVVCNVSALIHIYSVGYMHHDPDVPRFMSYLSLFTFFMLMLVTADNLIQLFFGWEGVGLASYLLIGFWYDRPSANAAAIKAFVVNRVGDFGFALGIFVVFVLFQSVNFDVIFAAAPSKATATIRVFGGEFHALTVACLLLFVGAMGKSAQLGLHTWLPDAMEGPTPVSALIHAATMVTAGVFMVARLSPLFELSETALMVVTVVGASTALFAATVGCVQNDIKRVIAYSTCSQLGYMFFACGVSAYAAGIFHLMTHAFFKALLFLGAGSVIHAMSDEQDMRRMGGIWKMVPVTYGLMWIGSLALAGIPPFAGYYSKDIVLEAAFASGTPWGLYAYVAGIAAAFLTAFYSWRLLFMTFHGTPRADEKTMAHVHESPLVMIAPLLALAAGAAFAGLIAYEFFVGGKMATFWGEAIKVLPAHDALAKAHHVPAWVKLSPLVVGGLGIGLACVLYLWAPSLPAVIARRYQRIYQFLLNKWYFDELYDRLFVRPAMALGRNLWKTGDGTLIDGLGPDGLSQAVVNMARRVAALQTGYVYHYAFAMLIGVVVLITWYVLRQVG from the coding sequence ATGTACGCCGCCGCGATCTTCCTGCCCTTGCTCGGTGCCGCGTTGGCCGGGGCGCTCTCGTTCATGCCGGTTGCGGACGTCCATGGCAAACACCGCCTCGACCGGGCGGCGCAATGGCTCACCTGCGGCGCGCTGGTTTTGTCCGCGTTGCTATCGATCCTGATTTTCAAGAGCGTGGTCCTCGACGGCCAGCCGCGCACGGTCGAACTGTTCACCTGGATCGATTCCGGCGCGCTCGAAGTCTCGTGGGCGCTCAAATTCGACACCCTGACGGCGGTGATGGTCCTGGTGGTGTGCAATGTGTCCGCCCTGATCCACATCTACTCGGTCGGCTACATGCACCACGACCCGGACGTGCCGCGGTTCATGTCGTATCTCAGCCTGTTCACGTTCTTCATGTTGATGCTGGTGACGGCCGACAATCTGATACAGCTATTTTTCGGCTGGGAAGGGGTCGGGCTCGCGTCCTACCTGCTGATCGGGTTTTGGTACGACCGCCCCTCGGCCAACGCCGCCGCGATCAAGGCATTCGTCGTCAACCGGGTCGGCGATTTCGGTTTCGCCCTCGGCATCTTCGTCGTCTTTGTCCTGTTCCAGTCGGTCAATTTCGACGTCATTTTCGCCGCCGCGCCGAGCAAGGCGACGGCGACGATCCGCGTGTTCGGCGGCGAGTTCCACGCGCTGACGGTCGCGTGCCTGCTCTTGTTCGTCGGCGCCATGGGTAAGTCGGCCCAACTCGGCCTGCACACCTGGCTGCCCGACGCGATGGAAGGCCCGACGCCGGTGTCCGCCCTGATCCACGCCGCGACCATGGTTACCGCCGGGGTGTTCATGGTCGCCCGCCTGTCGCCGTTGTTCGAGCTGTCGGAGACCGCGCTGATGGTGGTGACCGTGGTCGGCGCCTCGACCGCGCTGTTCGCCGCCACCGTCGGCTGCGTGCAGAACGACATCAAGCGGGTCATCGCCTATTCGACCTGCAGCCAGCTCGGCTACATGTTCTTCGCCTGCGGTGTTTCGGCCTACGCCGCCGGTATTTTCCACCTGATGACCCATGCATTCTTCAAGGCGCTGTTGTTCCTCGGCGCCGGTTCGGTGATCCACGCCATGTCCGACGAACAGGACATGCGCCGCATGGGCGGCATCTGGAAGATGGTGCCGGTAACCTACGGTTTGATGTGGATCGGATCGCTCGCGCTCGCCGGCATTCCGCCATTCGCCGGATATTATTCCAAGGACATCGTGCTCGAGGCCGCGTTCGCGTCCGGCACGCCCTGGGGCCTTTACGCCTATGTGGCGGGCATCGCGGCGGCGTTTCTGACCGCGTTCTATTCCTGGCGCCTCTTGTTCATGACTTTCCACGGCACGCCGCGCGCGGACGAAAAAACCATGGCGCACGTGCATGAATCGCCCCTGGTGATGATCGCGCCGCTGCTGGCGCTCGCCGCCGGCGCGGCGTTCGCCGGCCTGATCGCCTACGAATTCTTCGTCGGCGGAAAGATGGCAACGTTCTGGGGCGAAGCGATCAAGGTGTTGCCCGCCCACGACGCGCTCGCCAAGGCGCACCATGTGCCGGCGTGGGTGAAATTGTCGCCGCTGGTGGTCGGCGGCCTCGGCATCGGACTCGCCTGCGTGCTGTACCTGTGGGCGCCGAGCCTGCCCGCCGTCATCGCCCGCCGTTACCAGCGGATTTATCAATTCCTGCTCAACAAGTGGTATTTCGACGAACTGTACGACCGTCTGTTCGTGCGACCGGCGATGGCGCTCGGGCGCAACCTGTGGAAGACGGGCGACGGCACCCTGATCGACGGCCTCGGGCCCGACGGCCTGTCGCAAGCGGTCGTCAACATGGCGCGCAGGGTCGCGGCGCTGCAAACCGGCTACGTCTATCACTACGCGTTCGCCATGCTGATCGGCGTCGTCGTGCTGATCACCTGGTACGTGCTGCGGCAGGTGGGGTAG
- the nuoK gene encoding NADH-quinone oxidoreductase subunit NuoK: MLDIGLAHYLTVGAILFATGIFGIFLNRKNVIVILMSVELMLLSVNINLVAFSAALGDLAGQVFAMLILTVAAAEAAIGLAILVAFFRNRGSIAVEDVNLMKG; this comes from the coding sequence ATGCTCGACATCGGCCTCGCCCATTATCTGACCGTCGGCGCGATCCTGTTCGCGACCGGCATTTTCGGCATTTTCCTCAACCGCAAGAACGTGATCGTGATTTTAATGTCGGTCGAGCTGATGCTGCTTTCGGTCAACATCAACCTAGTCGCGTTTTCGGCCGCGCTCGGCGATCTTGCCGGCCAGGTATTTGCCATGCTGATCCTGACCGTGGCCGCGGCCGAAGCCGCCATTGGCCTCGCCATCCTGGTCGCGTTCTTCCGCAATCGCGGATCGATCGCGGTCGAAGACGTCAACCTGATGAAAGGGTAG
- a CDS encoding NADH-quinone oxidoreductase subunit J yields the protein MIQALAFYMFAVTAVTAAALVVTMRNPVHSVLFLILAFFNAAGLFVLAGAEFLAMILVVVYVGAVAVLFMFVVMMLDIDFVVLRQGFMNYLPLGALIGLVMLVELAVVLVGWKAAPDARLLAAAPAPGDIGNTRALGEVLYTHYVYLFQTAGVILLVAMIGAIILTHRAREGVRRQNIADQIARRPANTIEIKKVESGKGI from the coding sequence ATGATCCAGGCCCTCGCCTTCTACATGTTCGCCGTGACCGCCGTGACCGCGGCCGCGCTGGTCGTGACCATGCGCAACCCGGTGCATTCGGTGCTGTTTCTGATTCTCGCCTTCTTCAACGCCGCCGGCCTGTTCGTGCTGGCCGGGGCCGAGTTCCTGGCCATGATCCTGGTGGTGGTCTATGTCGGCGCAGTCGCGGTGCTGTTCATGTTCGTGGTGATGATGCTCGACATCGACTTTGTCGTCCTGCGCCAGGGATTCATGAACTACCTGCCGCTCGGCGCGCTGATCGGGCTCGTCATGCTGGTCGAACTGGCGGTGGTGCTCGTAGGCTGGAAAGCGGCGCCCGATGCGCGCTTGCTGGCAGCAGCCCCAGCGCCGGGCGACATCGGCAACACCCGCGCGCTCGGCGAGGTGCTCTATACCCATTACGTCTACCTGTTCCAGACGGCCGGCGTGATCCTCCTGGTGGCGATGATCGGCGCGATCATACTGACGCACCGCGCGCGCGAAGGCGTGCGTCGCCAAAACATCGCCGATCAGATCGCCCGCCGCCCGGCGAATACCATTGAAATCAAGAAAGTCGAATCGGGGAAGGGCATCTGA